The proteins below are encoded in one region of Rouxiella sp. S1S-2:
- a CDS encoding cytochrome c, with amino-acid sequence MSTLLATGFSAVAADSSSPQELIAKGEYLAIAADCGACHTSPKGGAAMSGGYGIQSPLGTIFASNITPSKVAGIGNYTEQDFARAVRQGINKQGQYLYPAMPYTSYSRITDSDIQALYAYFMHGVAAVDVKAPQTHLPFPFNIRSSMALWNTLFSNNKPFIAEESVSPQVNRGNYLVNALAHCDTCHTPRNALMGQDDSKALSGGSLGSWYAPNITPDKTSGIGSWSGEDLARYLKTGHLAGKAQAAGPMAEAVEHSLQHLSSADIEAMVAYLKQIPAVNTGGSQSRDSYGAASSTEQQMRGDQASAEPGWAVFSGSCANCHQANGEGTSYYPSLFHNSATGADNPTNLVSAILNGVHRNVNGQQVDMPVFGPDANFSMQLTDRQIADVSNYVLTTFGNPKVSVTAAQVQQIREGGPKPLLAQLTTPAVMIGIAAVVLLAAILLGVWVSNRRKKNVARK; translated from the coding sequence ACTTCTCCTAAAGGGGGTGCCGCAATGTCAGGAGGATATGGAATTCAGTCCCCTCTAGGTACCATTTTCGCCAGCAATATCACGCCATCGAAAGTGGCAGGTATCGGAAATTATACTGAGCAGGATTTTGCCCGCGCCGTCAGGCAGGGTATTAACAAGCAGGGTCAATATCTCTATCCCGCAATGCCTTACACATCATATTCTCGCATCACCGACTCTGATATTCAGGCACTTTATGCCTATTTCATGCACGGCGTAGCCGCAGTTGATGTTAAGGCTCCTCAGACTCATCTCCCCTTCCCGTTTAATATTCGCAGTTCGATGGCGCTGTGGAATACCCTGTTTTCTAACAATAAACCGTTTATTGCTGAAGAGAGTGTCTCGCCACAGGTCAATCGTGGAAACTATTTGGTCAATGCGTTGGCACACTGCGATACCTGTCATACGCCACGTAATGCATTGATGGGACAGGATGACAGCAAGGCGCTTTCAGGCGGCAGTCTGGGCAGTTGGTACGCACCTAATATAACGCCTGATAAAACATCAGGCATTGGCAGTTGGTCGGGGGAGGATTTAGCACGGTACCTCAAAACGGGGCACCTTGCTGGTAAGGCGCAGGCAGCAGGACCGATGGCTGAAGCTGTAGAGCACAGCCTCCAACATCTTTCCTCTGCGGATATCGAGGCAATGGTCGCCTATTTAAAGCAGATCCCTGCCGTAAACACCGGTGGTTCTCAATCACGCGATAGCTATGGTGCTGCATCGAGTACCGAACAGCAGATGCGTGGCGACCAGGCCTCAGCCGAACCGGGTTGGGCAGTTTTCAGTGGGAGTTGTGCTAATTGTCATCAGGCAAACGGCGAGGGGACGTCCTATTACCCTTCTCTCTTCCACAACAGTGCAACCGGTGCAGATAACCCGACTAATCTGGTCTCAGCCATTCTCAACGGCGTACATCGCAATGTAAACGGCCAGCAGGTCGATATGCCGGTATTTGGTCCAGATGCGAATTTCTCGATGCAACTCACCGATCGGCAAATCGCTGACGTCAGCAACTATGTCCTGACAACCTTTGGCAACCCAAAGGTCAGCGTAACCGCCGCGCAGGTTCAACAAATTCGCGAGGGCGGTCCGAAACCACTACTGGCGCAACTGACCACGCCAGCGGTAATGATTGGCATTGCTGCCGTCGTCTTGCTGGCAGCGATTCTGCTCGGGGTGTGGGTAAGTAATAGAAGGAAAAAAAATGTCGCGAGAAAATAA
- a CDS encoding sugar dehydrogenase complex small subunit, with protein sequence MSRENNLPDSVSRRRILQGIGILSLSALSASLFPAIKAQAQEMNDSGFTSLSSFLVSRPINAILAQRYYRALVKNAPDFPTRLAELNRYINDHHFAHMDDFVASVKSDDARFTTASHIVAAWYTGVVGEDENMALIAYADAMMYLPTKGILVIPTYGLGPDTWGSKPVIPPSDKGSNV encoded by the coding sequence ATGTCGCGAGAAAATAACCTTCCAGACTCGGTAAGCCGCCGCCGAATACTTCAGGGTATCGGTATTCTCTCATTGAGTGCGTTATCAGCCTCTTTATTTCCTGCGATCAAGGCACAGGCTCAAGAGATGAACGACAGTGGTTTTACTTCACTTTCCTCATTCTTGGTCAGTCGTCCCATTAACGCAATTTTGGCGCAGCGCTATTACCGCGCATTAGTCAAAAACGCTCCCGACTTTCCGACACGACTCGCCGAACTCAATCGTTATATTAACGATCATCATTTCGCGCATATGGATGATTTTGTTGCCAGTGTGAAGTCTGATGATGCGCGTTTTACAACGGCTAGCCATATCGTTGCAGCCTGGTACACCGGTGTCGTAGGAGAAGACGAAAATATGGCGTTAATCGCCTACGCAGACGCAATGATGTACCTGCCAACCAAAGGCATTCTTGTCATACCGACTTACGGATTGGGACCTGATACTTGGGGCAGCAAGCCCGTTATCCCACCTTCAGATAAAGGAAGCAATGTATGA
- a CDS encoding GMC family oxidoreductase — translation MSNKQVDADVIIIGSGVMGGLIACQLAKAGKSVIILEAGPRVKREDIVERFRNAPTKMSLTNMKLQGAGSPYPNPPHIPSTYGPYLQQMGPVKYPTKYLRVVGGTTWHFGSALWRMIPNDFKLKSLYGHGRDWPFGYDEIEPWYGRAEQELGVSGMDGQDESGQGGKPWPPRSTPFPMKGLTPSYMFTRLSELLQKGDFHPVYEPNGRATRPYGQRPICAGNNNCNPVCPIGAKYDGTVHIDQAERLGAKLLDNSVVYKIEADDKGKITGVGYKKPDGSEHHLTANYFVLAAYGIESPKLLLMSTTSRYPNGIANSSDQVGRNLMGHTGISMNVMMKEDVWPGQGPTELLVYLNNRDGEQRKDIPSYKTKVRNTVPTADFASTLIAKGVLGSKLDEELQRTSARSLNFAVDIETLPLPENRIVPSKTKTDGIGLPVPEIYYSVTDYWQAGKEAALKDFDKIATLLNADVLKIDTSYQDRQHIMGTTIMGDDPQNSVVDRNCQTHDHPNLFIAGTSVMPSASCMNPTLTGAALSLRLAHHLLTVVNV, via the coding sequence ATGAGCAATAAACAAGTCGATGCTGACGTTATCATCATTGGTTCAGGGGTTATGGGTGGGTTAATCGCCTGCCAACTGGCGAAAGCAGGAAAATCGGTCATTATTCTTGAGGCCGGTCCCCGCGTTAAACGTGAGGATATCGTCGAACGTTTCCGTAATGCGCCAACGAAAATGTCACTGACCAACATGAAGTTACAGGGCGCGGGTTCTCCCTACCCTAATCCACCGCATATTCCTTCAACCTATGGGCCCTATTTACAGCAGATGGGACCCGTCAAATATCCAACAAAATATCTGCGCGTGGTTGGCGGCACGACCTGGCATTTTGGCTCAGCGTTGTGGCGAATGATCCCAAATGATTTCAAGCTTAAAAGCCTGTATGGACATGGTCGCGACTGGCCTTTTGGCTATGATGAAATCGAGCCGTGGTATGGACGTGCCGAACAGGAACTTGGGGTTTCCGGTATGGACGGGCAAGATGAAAGCGGTCAAGGTGGAAAGCCTTGGCCTCCACGCTCAACGCCTTTTCCAATGAAAGGGCTGACGCCGAGCTATATGTTTACCCGTCTTTCCGAACTGCTGCAAAAGGGGGATTTTCACCCGGTATATGAGCCAAATGGACGCGCAACACGGCCCTATGGCCAACGCCCAATCTGTGCCGGTAACAATAACTGCAATCCCGTTTGTCCGATCGGTGCAAAATATGATGGTACAGTCCATATCGACCAGGCTGAACGTCTTGGTGCGAAGCTGCTAGATAATTCAGTGGTTTACAAAATAGAAGCTGATGATAAAGGCAAAATCACCGGCGTAGGGTATAAAAAACCTGATGGTTCTGAACATCACCTTACCGCCAACTATTTTGTGTTGGCGGCATACGGTATTGAATCTCCGAAGCTACTGCTCATGTCAACAACCTCACGTTACCCTAACGGTATTGCTAACAGTTCCGATCAGGTTGGGCGCAATTTGATGGGTCATACAGGCATCAGCATGAACGTGATGATGAAAGAGGATGTCTGGCCAGGACAAGGACCGACCGAGCTATTGGTTTATCTTAACAACCGTGATGGCGAGCAGCGTAAGGATATACCCAGCTACAAAACCAAGGTGCGTAATACAGTCCCTACGGCCGATTTCGCGTCAACGCTGATAGCTAAAGGAGTATTGGGGTCCAAACTCGATGAGGAGTTGCAGCGTACTTCCGCTCGTTCACTCAACTTTGCCGTAGATATTGAAACCTTACCGCTGCCCGAGAATCGCATCGTACCGAGCAAAACCAAGACCGATGGTATTGGCCTGCCAGTGCCAGAGATTTATTACAGTGTTACCGATTATTGGCAAGCAGGTAAAGAAGCTGCGCTAAAGGATTTTGATAAGATTGCCACGTTGCTTAACGCCGATGTGCTGAAAATCGACACCAGTTATCAGGACAGGCAGCACATCATGGGCACGACGATTATGGGGGATGATCCGCAGAATTCGGTGGTCGATCGCAACTGTCAGACTCACGACCATCCCAATCTCTTTATTGCGGGAACATCGGTGATGCCCTCTGCATCCTGTATGAATCCTACTCTTACCGGTGCAGCCTTGAGTCTTCGCCTGGCCCATCATCTCTTAACGGTGGTTAATGTTTAA
- a CDS encoding c-type cytochrome, producing MKTLLSLKIAGVITGLLLSLPVLAQQGDSQSLIAKGQYLALAGDCGACHTNSGGKAFAGGLAINTPIGQIFSTNITPSKTAGIGNYTLEDFDKAVRKGIRKDGSNLYPAMPYTSYSKISDEDMKALYAYFMQDVQPVDVKGPETALPFPFNIRLSMAGWNLIFAGGKPFVEDSTQSHIWNRGAYLAEGLAHCSTCHTPRNPLMAEESGKSLAGASLGTWFAPNITSDPHAGIGRWTQQDLVDYLATGRADNGSQAGGPMLEAIDKSFSKLSPADLKAIATYIQSVPAQSINATSEKLTAAAPEISDISIMNGTAPEGAKLYASHCSTCHQASGQGGNGLPALYNNAALRRPVADNAVMAVLEGLIPSKGQAMPAFSDKLDDKQVATLVNYLFTTYGDPKVQTTPERVKALRQGGEPSPLLAIAKGGMIVVALLVLIFGWIILRSRRKRR from the coding sequence ATGAAAACGTTGCTTTCTTTGAAGATCGCAGGAGTGATAACGGGATTGTTATTGAGTCTTCCCGTGCTGGCGCAGCAAGGTGATAGTCAGTCCTTGATTGCAAAAGGTCAGTATCTGGCCCTTGCCGGAGACTGTGGTGCCTGTCATACCAATTCTGGCGGCAAAGCATTTGCCGGCGGTTTGGCCATCAATACGCCGATCGGACAAATATTCTCAACCAATATTACCCCATCCAAAACGGCTGGAATTGGCAATTACACGCTTGAAGATTTTGACAAAGCGGTACGCAAAGGGATCCGCAAAGACGGTTCAAATCTCTATCCGGCTATGCCTTATACCTCCTATTCCAAAATAAGTGATGAAGACATGAAGGCGCTTTATGCCTACTTCATGCAAGACGTGCAGCCTGTTGACGTCAAAGGACCCGAAACCGCGCTTCCTTTCCCGTTTAATATTCGCTTATCGATGGCGGGCTGGAACCTGATATTTGCCGGAGGAAAACCCTTTGTCGAAGACAGCACGCAATCGCATATTTGGAACCGTGGAGCCTATTTGGCAGAGGGGCTGGCACACTGTTCAACCTGTCATACACCTAGAAATCCACTGATGGCTGAAGAGTCAGGTAAGTCACTGGCGGGTGCATCGTTGGGAACCTGGTTTGCGCCGAACATCACTTCCGATCCGCATGCGGGTATTGGCCGTTGGACACAACAGGATTTGGTGGACTACCTGGCAACAGGGCGTGCTGATAATGGCTCTCAGGCTGGAGGGCCGATGCTTGAAGCCATTGATAAAAGCTTCAGCAAATTGTCTCCTGCCGATTTAAAAGCTATTGCGACTTACATTCAGAGTGTACCTGCACAAAGTATCAATGCGACGTCGGAAAAACTGACAGCTGCGGCACCGGAAATTTCAGACATCTCGATCATGAATGGTACAGCGCCAGAAGGGGCCAAGCTCTATGCCTCGCATTGCTCCACTTGCCATCAGGCTTCAGGGCAAGGCGGCAATGGACTTCCGGCACTTTATAATAACGCTGCGCTGAGGCGTCCGGTTGCAGACAACGCCGTGATGGCCGTTTTAGAAGGTCTTATTCCGTCGAAAGGACAGGCTATGCCTGCCTTTAGTGACAAGCTCGACGATAAGCAAGTTGCAACGTTAGTTAACTATCTGTTCACGACCTATGGCGATCCTAAGGTTCAAACCACACCGGAACGTGTGAAAGCGCTGCGTCAGGGAGGTGAACCCTCTCCGCTGCTCGCGATAGCCAAAGGTGGCATGATTGTTGTGGCTTTGCTGGTGCTCATTTTCGGCTGGATAATTTTAAGGTCACGTAGAAAACGCAGATAA
- a CDS encoding GMC family oxidoreductase, producing the protein MSDTITTDVLVIGSGVVGALTARKLALAGRQVLMLEAGPRIQRDDIVTNFRHSARKDDFIAPYPNSKIAPFPDYKPEDNGYLDQAGPHPYKPEYIRVVGGTSWHWAAQAWRLVPNDFRLKSQYGVGRDWPISYADLEPYYYEAELLWGVSGPTEMAKYSPRNEAFPLPPVTKSYLEQRVTERLAPKYELLTNTTGRNSLPYDGRPQCCGNNNCMPICPIDAQYHGGIAADAAEKAGVKLIPQAVVYKLEQDGHGKITAAHYYDWNKVSHRVEAEVFVMAANAIETPKILFLSADEKNPHGLCNNYDQLGRNLMDHPSNSATFYVDEPLWPGRGPMSPSSIQQLRDGDFRSESAAFRIDFSNSSRVAGVTANAIKEGLTGQDLEQAIRFRSSHELSIKNVLEQLPDPNNRTLLSSRKKDALGLPTPSFSYSYDEYVEKGMQHSLSVYADIAKMLGATDVRYSAPGVYSNNQHITGTLAMGFDEKTSVTDHVGKAWEYDNLYMVSTGVMPTVATANSTLTACALGLRTADAILGKI; encoded by the coding sequence ATGTCTGACACTATTACTACCGATGTCCTCGTCATTGGTTCTGGCGTCGTTGGGGCGCTAACGGCACGTAAACTGGCTTTGGCGGGGCGCCAGGTGCTGATGCTTGAAGCTGGTCCAAGAATTCAACGCGATGATATTGTGACTAATTTTAGGCACTCGGCGCGTAAAGACGATTTTATTGCACCTTATCCAAACTCTAAAATAGCCCCTTTCCCAGATTATAAACCCGAAGACAATGGATACTTGGATCAGGCAGGGCCGCACCCTTACAAACCCGAATATATCCGCGTGGTCGGGGGGACCAGTTGGCACTGGGCCGCACAGGCATGGCGTTTGGTTCCCAATGATTTTCGACTTAAATCCCAGTATGGGGTGGGCCGCGATTGGCCTATTAGCTACGCCGATCTCGAGCCTTACTATTACGAAGCCGAGTTGCTTTGGGGCGTTTCAGGTCCTACCGAGATGGCAAAATATTCTCCGCGTAATGAAGCTTTCCCTCTTCCGCCTGTAACAAAATCGTATCTCGAACAGCGGGTTACAGAACGTCTTGCGCCTAAATATGAGTTGCTGACCAACACCACGGGCCGTAACTCACTGCCGTATGATGGCCGCCCTCAGTGCTGTGGAAACAACAACTGCATGCCTATTTGCCCGATTGACGCTCAATACCACGGCGGAATTGCAGCAGATGCAGCGGAGAAAGCCGGTGTTAAATTAATCCCGCAGGCCGTGGTTTATAAGCTGGAACAAGATGGTCATGGAAAAATAACCGCGGCGCACTACTACGACTGGAATAAAGTCTCGCACCGCGTTGAGGCAGAAGTGTTCGTTATGGCCGCAAATGCTATCGAAACGCCAAAAATTCTGTTCTTGTCAGCTGATGAAAAAAACCCGCATGGGCTTTGTAATAACTACGATCAGCTTGGACGCAATCTCATGGATCACCCGTCTAATTCCGCCACTTTTTATGTCGATGAACCACTTTGGCCCGGCCGTGGCCCCATGAGTCCTTCGTCCATTCAGCAGTTGCGTGATGGTGATTTCCGATCAGAATCTGCGGCCTTCCGCATAGACTTTTCAAACTCATCGCGTGTTGCCGGCGTTACCGCTAATGCCATTAAAGAAGGACTGACGGGGCAGGATCTTGAGCAGGCGATTCGTTTTCGTTCATCCCACGAACTGAGCATCAAAAATGTGTTAGAGCAGTTACCGGACCCCAACAACAGGACCCTGCTCAGTTCACGTAAAAAAGATGCACTCGGACTGCCAACCCCCTCATTTTCTTACTCTTACGATGAGTATGTGGAAAAAGGAATGCAACATTCATTAAGCGTCTACGCCGATATTGCGAAAATGTTAGGTGCAACAGACGTGCGTTATTCCGCCCCCGGGGTTTACAGCAACAATCAGCACATTACTGGCACCTTAGCGATGGGCTTTGATGAAAAAACCTCCGTCACTGACCACGTGGGCAAAGCCTGGGAATATGACAACCTCTATATGGTGTCTACAGGTGTCATGCCAACGGTTGCGACCGCAAACTCTACACTCACTGCCTGTGCACTGGGCCTTCGCACGGCCGATGCCATTCTCGGTAAAATTTAA
- a CDS encoding sugar dehydrogenase complex small subunit — MIDIPGRLTRRRLLQGMGVLAATTLIPTGVFPAYASSAISNDFITISIFLTGREKLSADYSTALYSALTKYDSTISTKLSHLRAYIDEHSIKAADLKNRLSADPAVADLVGLPGLLLTGWYLGIVGSGDNAVCVAYVDALANKEVADVLRPPSYAYGAYGSWAKKPF; from the coding sequence ATGATTGATATACCTGGCCGTCTTACGCGCAGACGCCTATTGCAAGGGATGGGGGTGCTTGCTGCCACAACCTTGATCCCGACGGGAGTTTTCCCCGCGTATGCTTCTTCGGCTATAAGTAACGATTTTATAACAATTTCAATATTTCTGACTGGTCGTGAAAAGCTGTCAGCAGACTACAGCACCGCTCTTTATTCCGCGTTAACCAAGTATGACAGCACTATTTCAACCAAGCTTTCACACCTTCGCGCTTACATCGACGAACACTCCATCAAAGCGGCTGATTTGAAAAACAGACTGAGCGCCGATCCTGCGGTTGCCGATTTAGTGGGGCTGCCAGGGCTGCTCCTGACTGGATGGTATCTCGGCATCGTTGGATCGGGAGACAACGCCGTCTGCGTGGCTTATGTCGATGCGCTGGCCAATAAAGAAGTTGCAGACGTCCTTAGACCACCAAGTTATGCCTATGGCGCCTACGGCAGTTGGGCCAAAAAACCGTTCTAA